From the genome of Legionella beliardensis:
GCGCAAATCGTTCCATAGTAGCTACATTAATAGGTTCAGCACCATTTAAAGCAATGCGCCAATGTTTTAAATCAAGATCTTTTTTTTGTTCCTCTTTTACTGTTCTAGTCCATAATTCATAAGCAAAATTAGGTGAAGGAGAGATAGTAATTTTAAAATCAGAAATGGCTTTTAGCCATTGATAAGGTTTTTTTATAAAAAAAGTTGGCATCATTAATATGCTAGTCATATTCACTATAAAAGGATAAATGATACAACCTATGAGTCCCATATCATGGTATGGAGGGACCCATGAGCCCAATACATCTTTACAAGTACTTTTGAAACTTTTCTGTATCGAATTGGAGTTTGCAATTAAATTTTGATGAGTAATAATTACTCCTTTAGGGTTTCCAGTAGAGGCTGAAGTGTATTGTAAAAAAGCAATATCTTTAGGTGTAACTTTTTTGGGTATAAAATCAATAGGATCAGTTACTATCATATCCTCAATAATATTAACATTTGGCACTATCGATGAAATATTATCAGCTAATCGCTTAAGCGTAATAATATTGTTAGAACCAGCATTATTAAGAATATATTTCAGTCTATCCATTTTCTTATTATTAGTAGGGGGATAAGCAGGCACAGCGATAACACCTGCTAGTAAACAACCAAAAATTGCATAAATGTATTCTTCACCAGGTGGAATTAATAACAAACTACTTTGGCTACCATTTTTCTGACGACTTAATGAAGCTGCAATACTTAAGGATTTTTTGTATAAATTTGAATAGGTTATATCAATAATTTTACGGTCATTTGCAATAATTTTAAAAATTGTTTTTAAGCCATCTTTTTTTTCTCTTTCTTGTAAAATTTCCGCAATATTTCTCATATAATAAACACCTATGTTCACCTGACTAATTACAGTTCTTAATCAGTATAGTATATAGCTGTTCAAAATTAGGGCATTTTTTGACTTTTAGTTAACTTAGAGCAAACATATTATTTACTCAAGTTATAGCGCAGGAATATAAAATTGATAAGCGATTTATTTTAATACAAAATTATTAAATAAAATTAATTGTTTAATAGAAAATTTTATTTTTTAATTAAACCCCTTATAGTCAAAAAATGAAAAGCTTGGTCTCTAAAAATTATCTTTTTAATTAAATTTATTCAAATAGTTGCGTCTATATAAGCAATTAATATTGCCTCTTTGTTCTGTAATATTTAGCTACCGTAGTGCCTAGGTCAACTATAATTAAAAAATCTTGATAAAATTATAGAAACTATAACTTTAATTTTTGATTATAGTTTTAACTTATTATTAAAATTATCATTAGCTATTTTAAAAATAAATTCTTTAGTAAATAAGTATTTTTTCGGTAATCTAAAAGGAAAATCGAAATGATCACCCTATTGATTGTTTATTTACTTTTAATTGCTCTTATTTCTTTGATTTTTGCTTATATAAAAATTGCTTTGTTTTTAATTTTTATATCCGTAGCTTTTCTACTGCTAGGTGGCTGCGGAATCATAACTTCTATTCTTTTAAAATATTTACAAGCCGCTTATACTGTCCCCATTACTTCTATAAATAAAAAACGCGTTGCTATTATTTTATTTGGTTGTAGTACCATTAGGTGGCCCAATTTTCTTGTTAAAGCAACTTTTTTTAGTTATTCAAGGATATTTGAAGCTGTAAGACTCTATTATTTATGTCAAAAGAATAATTGTAAATGCACTATTATTATTTCTGGAGCAGATGTTCATACTCCAGGAAAAACTGAAGCAGAAACTTATTATGAAGAGCTTTTAAGCGCAGGTATTGATGCAAAAAATATTAAACTTGAAAAAATGAGCGTAAATACTTATCAAAATGCACAATTTGTTTGTAAAATCATGGATGAGTTAGAGCCCTATGAACAAATATTTTTGGTAACTTCTGCTATATTTTTAAAGCGTATGATGATGTATCTTTTGCATTTTGGTCTGCGCCCTATTCCTACACCTTCTCCAGCTGATTATATGGGAGCATGGGTTTCATTAAAGCCTTCAGGTTATAATTTATTTATTTTAGAGCATGTTATTCACGAATATGTCGCCCTACTAAGATTTTATTTTTATCAAAAATTAAAAGCAAAATTATAACTATGCCTCATCTTCAGCTGAATAAGGAGTGCAAAATGCTTTTTTTGTAGGCTGCTCAATAAAGTCAACTATTTCTTGTACATAAGGATTATCAGGGAACTCAGTTTTTATTTTTTTAACGCTTTCTTTCCATAAATCCTTATTAGATTTATCAAAAAGAATTTTATAGGTCTGCCGAACAACATGAATATCTCTATTAGGAATGCATAAACGCTTCATGCCAATAATATTTAGTCCACGCAGCTTTGCTCTAAAACCAGATACTATTCCATACGGAATAACATTTTCAGAAACTAACGTGTGTGCAGTAACAAAAGCGCCTTGTCCAATTATTGTATTTTGTACAACGCTACTAGCTCCCCCAAAAACAACATTATTGCCTACTTTAACATGCCCTGCCAGTAATACGTGGTTAGGTATAACTACATAATCACCTACTTTACAATCATGGGCTACATGCGAACCATCCATAAAGATCCCATAATTACCAATCTGAGTTATTAAACCGCCGCTCTGTGTGCCGCCATTCATAGTTACATAGTGCCCAATCTTGTTGTGCATGCCAATAATTAATTTCGAACGTTCTCCGTTATAGGCTAAATCTTGCGGAGGATCTCCTAAACAGGCAAAAGGGTATACAATAGTATAATCCCCAATTGTTGTATATCCATTGATGGTAACATGATTATGTAAAGACACATGATCACCAATTTTAACATGAGGCCCTATTACACTATAGGGTCCAATATAAACATTTACTCCTAGTTTTGCTTTTGGCGATACAATAGCTGTTGGATGAATTTGTGTCTTATCATTTTTATCATGTTTCATATCCTAAATCTCAGCTTTCTAATTTAGTTAAAGTTAGTATAGCTTATTGTTTTAATTCAATATCTAAACAGTGCCTAACTTGTTATTAAATAATTAAATTTAATAGTTTTAGAAATTTCTTCATTGAAAGACATACTAACAATATTATTAATTATCTATTTGGTTGCCTCTAAATTTTTAAAAACTATTAGCAAGTGTTCAATTTTTATGATTTTAGACATATTTATCAGTGATTAGTATGAATCTACGTTTTATTTATCGTTATTTTAGAACGCATTAAAAATAACGCTAGGTGTGAACAAAATTGATTGAATTTCAACTAAAGATTTAAGGTGTACTATAGTTAAATATAGTATGAAAAATGAACATCTAATTTTACAAAATTTTTCTTAGAGATATACCTTATGTATATGATAAAAATAGGTATCATTGGTTATGGTTATTGGGGTAGAAAACTGGCAGCTGAATTTTCAAAATTACATAATATAGATCTTGTATACATTTGTGACTTAATTAGTGAAAACTTAAAGGATGCTCATCATTGCTATAATAACGCTAAATTGACTAATAATTATCAAATTTTACTTGATGACAACCAAATAGATGCAGTGATTATTGCTACCCCAATTCATACACATTATCGGCTAACTTTAGCAGCTCTTGATTCTGGAAAACACGTATTAGTAGAAAAGCCTTTAGTAACAAATCTTAACGAGGCACTCGAAATTCAGGAGTTAGCCCAAAAAAAAAATAAGATTGTGATGGTTGACTATACACCCGTTTATTCAAGTGCTGCTCAGATGCTATTTTATCTCCTTGAGCAAGATGAATTAGGAAGTATTGTCTATTTAAATTTTAACCGCACTAATTTTGGAAGCAATGACTTAAAAAGCAGCGTAATTTGGGATCTTGCAGTTCATGATATAGCTTTAATTAGTTATCTCCTACCAGCCAGGCTATATGCAGTTAGCGCTATTAGTAGTGGATATTTTGATAAAAATATAGCTACAATCGCTCATATAAATTTATTTTTTGAAGGGGATATTACTGCGTATATTTACGTAAGCAACATAACAACAGAAAAATTACGACATGTCACTATAGCAGGTAATAGAAAAGTCGCCGTATTTAATGATTGCTTAACGCAGGACAAAATTAAATTATATAATGTTGGTATTGATGATATCAATGATAAAACTAAGTATATGACTATTAAAATGAACGTACTAAATACTGCACAGTCATTACCGGTTGGACACAATGATGGCCTAACTATGATGGCTAATCACTTTGTTGAGTGTATTGAACAAAATAAGTTACCTCGAACAAATTCACAAAATTCTCTTAAACTGATTTATATACTGGAATTAATTGAAAAATCCATAAAATCATGTGGTGAAAAAATTTTAGTTAATCAACATATTTAATCAAGGACTGAGAATGATCAGGTTATTTAATTCAGTAACCAGTAAGAGCTTACAGAATGAATTATTAGCAGCAATTGAGATTGTTTTAACAAGTGGACAATATATATTAGGGAGCTTTACAGAAGAATTTGAAAAAGCATTTGCTGCTTATTGTAATGTTGATTATTGTATTGGGGTTAGTTCAGGTACTAGTGCTTTGCATTTAGCTTTAGTTGCTGCGGATGTACAAAAAGGTGATGAAGTAATTACAACGCCATTTACATTTATAGCTACTAGTAATGCAATTGATTATGTTGGTGCTAAACCTGTATTTGTTGATATTGATCCAGTCTCATTCACTATTGATCCAGCATTAATTAAAAAAGCTATCACTAAAAATACTAAAG
Proteins encoded in this window:
- a CDS encoding YdcF family protein, giving the protein MIVYLLLIALISLIFAYIKIALFLIFISVAFLLLGGCGIITSILLKYLQAAYTVPITSINKKRVAIILFGCSTIRWPNFLVKATFFSYSRIFEAVRLYYLCQKNNCKCTIIISGADVHTPGKTEAETYYEELLSAGIDAKNIKLEKMSVNTYQNAQFVCKIMDELEPYEQIFLVTSAIFLKRMMMYLLHFGLRPIPTPSPADYMGAWVSLKPSGYNLFILEHVIHEYVALLRFYFYQKLKAKL
- the lpxA gene encoding acyl-ACP--UDP-N-acetylglucosamine O-acyltransferase; translated protein: MKHDKNDKTQIHPTAIVSPKAKLGVNVYIGPYSVIGPHVKIGDHVSLHNHVTINGYTTIGDYTIVYPFACLGDPPQDLAYNGERSKLIIGMHNKIGHYVTMNGGTQSGGLITQIGNYGIFMDGSHVAHDCKVGDYVVIPNHVLLAGHVKVGNNVVFGGASSVVQNTIIGQGAFVTAHTLVSENVIPYGIVSGFRAKLRGLNIIGMKRLCIPNRDIHVVRQTYKILFDKSNKDLWKESVKKIKTEFPDNPYVQEIVDFIEQPTKKAFCTPYSAEDEA
- a CDS encoding Gfo/Idh/MocA family protein; protein product: MYMIKIGIIGYGYWGRKLAAEFSKLHNIDLVYICDLISENLKDAHHCYNNAKLTNNYQILLDDNQIDAVIIATPIHTHYRLTLAALDSGKHVLVEKPLVTNLNEALEIQELAQKKNKIVMVDYTPVYSSAAQMLFYLLEQDELGSIVYLNFNRTNFGSNDLKSSVIWDLAVHDIALISYLLPARLYAVSAISSGYFDKNIATIAHINLFFEGDITAYIYVSNITTEKLRHVTIAGNRKVAVFNDCLTQDKIKLYNVGIDDINDKTKYMTIKMNVLNTAQSLPVGHNDGLTMMANHFVECIEQNKLPRTNSQNSLKLIYILELIEKSIKSCGEKILVNQHI